Genomic window (Roseivirga sp. 4D4):
CCGATCGTGAGAAAAGTAGTGATTTCTGGTCTTGTACTTTTTGCAGCTGTACAGATACTAATGCCTTTCAGGCATTTGTTCATCCCCGGAAATGTCCACTGGACGGAAGAAGGACACCGATACGCCTGGCATATGAAACTGAGAGGGAAATCTGGCATCACCAGATTCTATATTGAGGAAGAAGGCTCAGGGGAAAGAATACAGATTCGCACCGATGGATTTATGGAAGATTGGCAAGCCAGTAAGATGGATGGTAAACCCTATATGATCTGGGAGTTTGCACAACATATCCAAAAAGAGTTCAGGCTTATGGGCTCAAATGTTAAAGTCTATGTGGATGCCTGGGCCTCACTGAATGGCCGCGCATATCAACAACTGATAGCCCCTAATTTTGACATTGCTGCAGTTCCCAAGCCTTGGTTTGGTAATGCCGATTGGATCCTACCGCTTACTACTCCACTCGAAAATCAAAGGTAAATAAGACCACCCCTGGGGCATAAGAGCTTGATTGAAAACCCATTACAATCACACCCTCAGTAAGGGAATATGTAAATGCAAGTGTTTTATTCAAGAATACTTACCTTGACCTTCAACCCATGCGCCACTCTATATCTGTATTCAGTTTTCTCCTTTTGATCACCCTGGTATCTTGTGGCGGAGATGACACACCAGCCATAAAGCCCATCACCTCATTCGATCAAGATCGCTTTTTCATAGAACCTGGCGAGGCAGTAACCTTCACAAATACAAGTGAAAACGGAGCTACATACTTTTGGGATTTTGGTGATAATACGAGCTCATCAGAGGAAAACCCAGTGCACGAATATCAAGAACTGGGAGAGTATGTCATCCGACTTACGGTTACTAGCAGCACCGGTGATCGTATTGCCACAACCTCAAGCGTTTTTGTCGGTAACCGATGGGCGCTCGGCATAAGAGTTGAGTCAATCAACTTTCTGGACCCCAATGGAGATCCCTGGGATGACGATGATTCTGGACCAGATTTACTAATAGACTTCTTTAAGGCCGAGGACCTTCGTTCAGAATTCTTCTTAAACTTTGGAAATGACTATGTCGAAAGTGACTTTCCCGCTGGAGGGCCTCTGCCACCGGAATTTCAAGTGATGTTTACAGATGAGGACTGGCAATTGGCCTTTTTCGATAATGAAGATCCCTTAGCCGTTCCGTTGAATTCAACAGAAATGGCTCGTTTTACCTTCAACCCTATGACCATTGAAACTCAAAAAGACTATTTACTTGGTGGGGGTATTTTTGAGATTGAGGGGAACGGTTATCGGTTTTCACTGCTCTTTCAAATTCGATAAAAGAAATTATTTCTAAGCACTACTTGAACAATCTGTAAGGGAATTGTATTAATTAGGTGTTTAGTTTAAAATAACTCCTCATTCAAAACCAAAATCATGAAAAAACTCCCTAAGTTATTTGCATTAGCCGCTTTAATTCTAATTTATTCTTGTAGTGGTGGAGATGAGACGCCCAGTATCGTTCCTATGCCGAATTTCAACCAAGATAGGCTGTTCATTCAACCTGGGGAAACGGTTACTTTCACCAATACATCTACGGATGGTGAGAGCTACTCTTGGAATTTTGGCGACAACAGTACACTATCTACTGATGAAAATCCAACTCACACATTCAACGCTGTGGGTAATTTCAATGTGACGCTTAGTGTAACAAGTAGCACTGGGGACGTTGCCACATCTACAAGTTCAGTTACAGTTGGCAATCGCTGGGCAGTTGCATTGGCCGTAACGGAAGTTCAATTTGTAAATGGTAATGGTGATGCATGGGACCCTGACGGTAGTGGCCCTGAGATACTTTTTGGTTTCTTCCCTGTTGGACAGGCTGAGTTTGACCCGTTCATATTGGGAGATGACATCACCTCTGATGACTTACCAATCGCTGGAGCCATTGATGAATCACTACAGGTTGCATTTACAGATACGGATTGGACTTTCGCCTTTTTAGACAATGACGATCCGCTTACCGATCCGAATACTTCTGACCTTATGACTTCATTCAACCTGAACCCAGTCAGAATTCCGACTGAGGAAGATTATTACCAAAATGGAGAAGGGCAATTTAGCTTTACCGCCAATGGTTATAGCATTATCATCGCATTTGATATTAAAGCAAACTAGTCAAAAACTTTAATGGAATCGCCTCGAGTAATTCGGCCTGACTGAATTACTCGACAGGTGATGCCCCCATGACCGCGCATGGCATTATAACCGCCTGATCCAAGGTTCTCTTCCATTCTGGAACAAGGATGACATTCTCCGGTGTGTTCAAAGACGGCTTCACCAATTTGAAATCGCTTGTCTTTTAGGGCATTAAGATTAATGCCTGTGGTGACTATATTTCTCCTTAATGCCAAGGGATCAATTTCTTCCTTACCCATAAAGGAAGCCACAGCATGAATATGTTCTCGCGATATTAAGGTGACTTGACGCTTCCCTCCTTTAGAGGCATAGTGATCACCCGCTAAGCCTACCTCAGCGATTGCCTCTACATCTTTGAGAATTACTGGAGGTTCTTTCCTCAATGGTCTGATGGTTACAAGTTTTACCAAACCGACTTGTGCATATTGATCGGTAAGTTCCTTGATACTTCTACCTAGCATTATTTTCCAAATTTTGACCCAGTAGGTGGTCGGTAAGGCTGAAAAGGAATCTTTAACAGATTGCCCATCTTATCATTCTCCTTGGGGTCCATATGGGTATCTATACCATAAACCAATGCGGTAGTGTCTTCTACCTGGGCAAAGGTCCCAAAGATTCTATCCCAGAAAGAAAAGATGTTGCCATAGTTTGTATCAGTCAATGGTTGGGTATTGTGATGATGCACCTTGTGCATTAAAGGGGTTATGAAAACCCAGGAAAGTCCGCGATCAATCCGTTTTGGCATATTGATGTTGGCATGGGTGATATGGGCAAAAAGCACGGAAAGACTTTGGTAAACCATGATGATCCACATAGGAGCTCCAATAATCATCACAGCCAGTATGGTGAATCCAATTCTGAAGACCGTTTCTCCGGGGTGATGTCTTAAACCCGTGGTCACATCGACTGTAGTATCTGAATGGTGAACCAAATGAAACTTCCACATCCACTTAACCTTATGCTCCGTCCAATGGACAAGGTAAGCGCCAATCAAATCCATCAACAATACACCTAAAACTAATTGACCCCAAAGTGGTAAATCAATGATATAAAGCAAGCCGAATTTATTATGGGCCACCAGATCAGAAGCAGCTAATAGAGCTCCTGCAAGTCCAAACCCAATGATCATAGTCGTAAGAGTAAGAAAGAGGTTGATTCCGGCATGTCTCCATTTTTTATACCCAAATCGAAATAGAGGAACTGTTCCTTCAAGTATCCAGAAGATCAGTATGCCACTAATCAGAATGCCAGCTCTGAATTCTGTGGGCACATCATTGAAGAAACTTACGAGTGATTCCATGCCTCAATTTATTCTGCATGCAGCACAATTGCAATCCGCACAAGATCAATCTCATTTTTGACCAGATTTACCTATCTTATTGAGACTTTTTAAACTATACCATGAGATTTAGAATCCTCTTTTCCGCCATCATCATTTCTTGCACCCACCTTCTCAATGCTCAAGAGTTTTCCAGGGCGGTGAAGCCCTATGTAAGTCTTCAGGAAACAACAGTTGCTATAGCCAATGTGAAACTCATCGATGGTACCGGTGGCCCCATTAGAACAAATCAAACCATCGTTTTTTCAGGTGAGAATATAACGGCTATTGGAGACAACAATACAGTCAATATACCAGAGGGTGCCAAACGGATCGATGGTACAGGCAAGACGGTTATTCCGGGACTGGTCATGCTTCATGAGCACATCTTCTATCCCAAACCCTTTGACGGGGTTTTCAGCGTGGCACAAATGACTTTCACCTTCCCGAGGCTTTACCTTGCCGGTGGTGTCACCACCATTAGAACAGCCGGAAGTATAGAACCACAGACAGATCTAAATATCCGCAAATGGATTGAAGAAGGTCGTATGCTGGGACCAAAGATGGATTTGACCGGACC
Coding sequences:
- a CDS encoding sterol desaturase family protein encodes the protein MESLVSFFNDVPTEFRAGILISGILIFWILEGTVPLFRFGYKKWRHAGINLFLTLTTMIIGFGLAGALLAASDLVAHNKFGLLYIIDLPLWGQLVLGVLLMDLIGAYLVHWTEHKVKWMWKFHLVHHSDTTVDVTTGLRHHPGETVFRIGFTILAVMIIGAPMWIIMVYQSLSVLFAHITHANINMPKRIDRGLSWVFITPLMHKVHHHNTQPLTDTNYGNIFSFWDRIFGTFAQVEDTTALVYGIDTHMDPKENDKMGNLLKIPFQPYRPPTGSKFGK
- a CDS encoding PKD domain-containing protein, which codes for MRHSISVFSFLLLITLVSCGGDDTPAIKPITSFDQDRFFIEPGEAVTFTNTSENGATYFWDFGDNTSSSEENPVHEYQELGEYVIRLTVTSSTGDRIATTSSVFVGNRWALGIRVESINFLDPNGDPWDDDDSGPDLLIDFFKAEDLRSEFFLNFGNDYVESDFPAGGPLPPEFQVMFTDEDWQLAFFDNEDPLAVPLNSTEMARFTFNPMTIETQKDYLLGGGIFEIEGNGYRFSLLFQIR
- a CDS encoding MOSC domain-containing protein, which encodes MLGRSIKELTDQYAQVGLVKLVTIRPLRKEPPVILKDVEAIAEVGLAGDHYASKGGKRQVTLISREHIHAVASFMGKEEIDPLALRRNIVTTGINLNALKDKRFQIGEAVFEHTGECHPCSRMEENLGSGGYNAMRGHGGITCRVIQSGRITRGDSIKVFD
- a CDS encoding PKD domain-containing protein, whose product is MKKLPKLFALAALILIYSCSGGDETPSIVPMPNFNQDRLFIQPGETVTFTNTSTDGESYSWNFGDNSTLSTDENPTHTFNAVGNFNVTLSVTSSTGDVATSTSSVTVGNRWAVALAVTEVQFVNGNGDAWDPDGSGPEILFGFFPVGQAEFDPFILGDDITSDDLPIAGAIDESLQVAFTDTDWTFAFLDNDDPLTDPNTSDLMTSFNLNPVRIPTEEDYYQNGEGQFSFTANGYSIIIAFDIKAN